The Actinomycetota bacterium DNA window CAGGAGGGAGCTGCTCGTGCGTCGACTGCGCCGAGTAGGGCGAGATCTGCATGCCCAGCAGCCACACCTCTCCGTCCTTGACGGCGCCGTAGGCGTCCCGGATGGTCGCCCGCGCCTCTCGCAGCGCCTTCACCTCGGCTCCCCGCAGGACGATCCCCGCCTCGTAGCGGTCCTCGATGGCGTAGTCGTGGAAGGCCTTCCGGTTCGAGACGACGGTCTTCTCGCCCTCGGCCACGTCAGTCGCCCGAGGAGGTCCGCAGGATCGCGCGCGCCCGGTCCAGGACGGGATCGCCGGGGCCCGACGCCACCGTGACGTCCGGACGGATGCCCACCCCGTCCACCCGCCTGCCCACGGGGGTGCGGAAGACGGCGGCCGTGAAGCGGATCGCCGACCCGTCCGACAGCGTGACGATCCTCTGGACGGAGC harbors:
- the smpB gene encoding SsrA-binding protein SmpB, with protein sequence MAEGEKTVVSNRKAFHDYAIEDRYEAGIVLRGAEVKALREARATIRDAYGAVKDGEVWLLGMQISPYSAQSTHEQLPPERPRKLLLKRGEIERLQVKIGQKGYTLVPLRVYFSHGLAKVELGLGRGKRAHDRREAIAERDAKREVERELRRRDR
- a CDS encoding S41 family peptidase, translating into SVQRIVTLSDGSAIRFTAAVFRTPVGRRVDGVGIRPDVTVASGPGDPVLDRARAILRTSSGD